The genomic interval AAGGTCCACAAATGGCTTGCTGACAATAGGCTTTATTAAACAACAAACCTTGAGTTGCCAAATGATCTAAATTTGGACTAATAGCCTCATCAGAACCATAGCAACCTAGTTCTGGTCGGAGGTCGTCTATACCTATAAATAAAATGTTTGGTTTTTGTTGTGCCTTTATCGTAATCGAAAAGCAACATGAAAAAGTAAAAAGTAAAACAGCTAATTTCATTTAGGTTATAATTAAAAATGGTTGTTAATGCATTACAAAACTACACACAACCATACCATTTTCATAAAAAAAATGGCTTACAAAAACTTAACATCAAGCAATTTTAAGCTAAAAAAATATTAACTTATGACTTATTTTGTAATTTCGCCAAACAACCAACAAAACCTTATTTATGAAGACCTTAAGTAGTATTAAAAACCAATACATCTATCTTTATATTACATTACTTACCATTTTCAATAACCTTACATGGGTAAATGCACAACAATTTAAAAGCTATACTGCAGAAGGATTAATTAGCTATCAATCGAATCCCAAAAATGCGATTGATTTACTAAAAAAGAAACATAAAGAAGCACTTATAAAGAAAGATACCAGCCTTATCATTAAAACTTTAATTTCATTAAGTGCTGCGGATCGAGCAGGTTTAGCCTACAGAGATTCTTTTGTCAATTCTGGAGAAGCATTGTTTATTGCTCAGGAATTCAAAAACCCTTTATTGATTGCCAAAGCGCATGAAGAGTTTGGTACCCTTCATTTTCTGTTCAAACAAGATGAAGAAGCTGGAGAACATTTTAAGAAAGCACATGACTATTATTCAAAAGTTAATGTGAAAGATTCGGCTAGTCATGTTCAATTGTATCGTTCTCATTACAATTTGGCGATGTATTATCAGCGAATAAAAAATGTATCGGAACTAAAAAAACAAATTGCAATTTGTGAATCACTAGCTAAGAAATTTAAAATTGATCCGATTTATAAATTGTACTTGGATGAAAAAGTAGTTTCCGAATTGGAATTTAATTCGCAATTTAAAGAAGCTTTGGACTTACTTGTGAACCTCTGCAACCGTATGGACGCTTTGAAAGCCAACGGACAACTAGGCGTTACAGACAATAGCTTTTTTATGATTTTGTATTGTAGAACGGCTATTAATTATGAGCGACAAAACAATCATTCAGCAGCTAAGAACTATTTCGAAAAAGCCCTCCAAATAAAAGATAGCAATGGTGAGAACACCTTTTACCGTTCTTTTATCTTTTTACGTTATGCTGATTTGTTATCTAAAATGAACGATTATAAAAATGCTTACCTCAATTTGCAAGAATCTAAATTGATAAACGATACTTATCTGAACCCTAGAAATGAAGATACTCAAGGTTTTTTGACTATTAAAAACAGGTATAAAGATCAGTTGCAAAACAAAAATAACCAACTTCGAGATCAAAATTTAAAAATAGAAAAACAGAATCAAGCTTTGTTTCGTTTCCGATTTTTCTTTTTTGGAATTATTCTAGTTGCTATCATCTTAGGATTGATTTTTCGTAGCAAATTGAGAACTATAAAACATCAAAAAGAGGAGCAAATCACCAAAAAACAAATCGAACTTAAAAATAAGGAACTGACTGCCAATATGCTTCAATTAATCGAAAAGGAAGAAATCATTCAGACCTTGAAATCCCATCTTGAAAATGCAACTACTGACAACAATACCAAAAAAGTGATTCAGCAACTCGAAAAAAATTCGGTTAGTTTATGGGATTCTTTCAACAATCAGTTTATGGAACTGAACGAGCATTTCTACGATAGACTTCAAGAACAATCACCTGATTTAAGCGCTGCAGACTTAAAAGTATGTGCTTTGATCAAGCTGAACTTTTCGGGCAAAGAAATGGCTCATTTATTAGGGATTTCGCTAGGGAGCGTACATGTTGCTCGCCATAGATTGCGCAAAAAGATGAACTTGGAGCGGGATATTAATTTGACCAATTTTATTAATTCCATTTAGAACTTTTCACCGCAAAGACGCTAAGGCGCAAGGTTTTAAAATAGTAAGTTTCCTAGCAGGCTTTTTGGAACACGGATTAGAGAAATTGTAGGGATTTTAATCCAAATAAAATTTACTATTAAAACTATACTCAAAACACTTTTTGGCACACGTCAGTTCTAGTGGTTTTGTCTTCAAATGCGATAGCTTTTGGAGATAAAAGTAGATCGAGAACTTTAGCTGAAATAATACGACTTCTCGATACATTTTTATTCCGTTTCACTACATAAAAAGACTACCATTGACTTTTTACATTAAATAATTAATTTACAAATACTTAAAAAAACACACCCATAACCCCTCTCAAGAAGGGAACTAAAAGTATAAACATATAAATAACTTCATTTTATATTACGTTTTTTGAAAAAAAATCATACCTCAAAGTGACGAACTCGTTATTCATAATTTCAATTTATAAGCTAATCTTTAGTTCCTTTGAATGTGGTACACTATTTTTTTGCGTGAGGGATAGAAATGGAAAGCCCGCAAACAAGTGTAGCGATAGCGGAACTTGTTGAGGACTTGTAATGTATAGCCCGACCCGTAGTTTTTACGGAGGGTCACGCCCAAAATAGTATAAGGATATGCAAAAAAAAACGTTGACAGTATTGCTACTATCAACGTTTTAAAAGTTAAACCAACTTTAAAAAATCTTATTTCCAGATAATTGGTAAGAAAACTGACATTTCAGAATCACCTCTGTTTGACCAAGTGTAATACGGTACTAAAGAAACTTTAGTGCTTTCTAAAACTGGTTTTGAAACTGCGTGATACATATCATTTGATTCTTTGTCTTTACGAATCATCATGTCTGCGGTGATAGAAGTAACTCCGCCTAATAATTCCGGACGGTATTTTACGTCAAATTTATTGTCTCCAGAAAGATAAACATCCAAGATACTTGTTCCTTTTGGTAAATCTGTAGATTCAGCACAGTAAACAACTGGACCTCTTTTTACAGCTACTTGGTTACGAACTTCTTCGATACGTCCGTTACCTTCCATGTACGTAACTTCCATTGGCATTTCAAGAGTAACTACGTCACCTTTTTTCCATTTTCTGTCAATTTTAGCAAATTCACCTGCTACAACTTCAACACCTGCATCAGCACCATTTACCATTACTTTACTTCCTTTGGCCCAATTTGGAATACGTAACAACATTTCGAATGCTCCTTTTTTACATTCGTTAACGGTCAACTTTACATTACCATCCCAAGGATAGTTGGATACTTGCTCTAATTTTAATTTAGAACCATCTACCAGTTTAGTATCCAAAATATTTCCACCATATAAATTCACAGAAACACCATTGTCAGATAAGCTATACGCCCATCCTGATACTTGTGCAATTGTACGCACTAAGTTTGGAGGACAACAGAAACACTCTAAGTACGATTGGCGTTCTGGGTATTCTGTATTCATTTTGGTGTAATCTCTAGAACCATGAATTTTACGCAATGGGTTTGAATAATAATATTTATCCCCTGCAAGGTTAATTCCTGAAAGTGCACTATTGAACAATACATTTTCGATTACATCGGCATATTTTGACTTTCCGTTCAATCCCATCATACGGTAACTGAACATGGAGTTACAAATATTAGCACAAGTTTCGTTGTAGGCTGTCATATTTGGCATCATGTATTCGTCGATGAAACCTTCTTCAATCATTTGTCTGTTAGTCGAAGCTCCGTAGTGCGTTTGGCCTACCGCTCCAGTAACATACATTTTCTTTTCGGTAACATTTTCCCAAAGTCTGTCTAAGGCATCAACTAATGCTTTTTCACCTGTTTCTGCAGCTACATCGGCAGCACCAGCATAGTAATACAATGCCAATACGGCGTGTCCTACTGCTTCTGTAGATTTACGTAAAGGTGTATATTCTTGAACCATGTCTCCTACTGGATATCCTTTGGTAGTTGAGTTCTCTTCGATTCCATTAGTACCTCTACGGTTGATAAATTTCTCTGCTAATTCTAAGTATTTTTTATCTTTTGTAGTACGATACAATTCTACTAACCCCATGATTTGAGTTTGGTTGAATCCAAAACGAGCATATTGTTTCGTGTCTTGAAAGAAAACAGAATACAAATTGTCTGCATGCTTTACAGCAATATCCAAGAAGTTTCTTTTTCCTGTAACTCTGTAATGAATACAAGCACTGGTGTACAAGTGACCACTGTTATACATTTCGTGGTACTTACGATTTTCGAAAGGATCAATCTTATTATCGCTTAATTGAATCGTTGTTTGTAAATATCCATTTGGCATTTGTGCTTTTGCAATAATCGCAATGATATCATCCAATTGCTTTAGAATTTTTGGATCTTTGTTTTGTGCATACACATAAGAAGATGCTTCCATCCACTTGTAAAAATCACCATCATGCCAAGCAAAACCTTTGTGCTTTCCTTTCTCCAGACCAGCGGTATATTTGAAGTTATTCAAACCATGACCTACGTCTCCCATCAAAACTTCACCCATATAAGGCAACATTTTATCTTCACAAATTTTAAATTTATCTGCCCAAAAACCTTTGGTCCAATGACAATCTCCGATGTTTATACTCTTTAACTTTACGTTTGGACTGTTTGTATTATCAACGATTCCTTTGTTTTGAGCAAAAGAAACAGATGACAACAAAATAGCACCAAATACTATTGCTGTTTTTTTCATTTTCATATACTTAATTTTTATACGGATTTTTACGAATCCTAATTATTTAACGTTCCAGAATACCCTGTAATAATTACGGCGATGATCAATACAAACACCCCAAATAATAGGATTTTAAAAGGTTTTTTAGCGCCTTCCCATTCGTTGTTGGTATAAGCCCAAACATTACCCACAATAAGTGATAATCCAAGCATTATAGGCCA from Flavobacterium ovatum carries:
- a CDS encoding beta-L-arabinofuranosidase domain-containing protein, whose translation is MKMKKTAIVFGAILLSSVSFAQNKGIVDNTNSPNVKLKSINIGDCHWTKGFWADKFKICEDKMLPYMGEVLMGDVGHGLNNFKYTAGLEKGKHKGFAWHDGDFYKWMEASSYVYAQNKDPKILKQLDDIIAIIAKAQMPNGYLQTTIQLSDNKIDPFENRKYHEMYNSGHLYTSACIHYRVTGKRNFLDIAVKHADNLYSVFFQDTKQYARFGFNQTQIMGLVELYRTTKDKKYLELAEKFINRRGTNGIEENSTTKGYPVGDMVQEYTPLRKSTEAVGHAVLALYYYAGAADVAAETGEKALVDALDRLWENVTEKKMYVTGAVGQTHYGASTNRQMIEEGFIDEYMMPNMTAYNETCANICNSMFSYRMMGLNGKSKYADVIENVLFNSALSGINLAGDKYYYSNPLRKIHGSRDYTKMNTEYPERQSYLECFCCPPNLVRTIAQVSGWAYSLSDNGVSVNLYGGNILDTKLVDGSKLKLEQVSNYPWDGNVKLTVNECKKGAFEMLLRIPNWAKGSKVMVNGADAGVEVVAGEFAKIDRKWKKGDVVTLEMPMEVTYMEGNGRIEEVRNQVAVKRGPVVYCAESTDLPKGTSILDVYLSGDNKFDVKYRPELLGGVTSITADMMIRKDKESNDMYHAVSKPVLESTKVSLVPYYTWSNRGDSEMSVFLPIIWK